The Drosophila mauritiana strain mau12 chromosome 2R, ASM438214v1, whole genome shotgun sequence genome has a segment encoding these proteins:
- the LOC117135702 gene encoding EH domain-binding protein 1 isoform X3, translating to MASVWKRLQRNFKRAAKFQFTASYHDLHLETTAKWRPSNLSIVWTRRSRRVASAPLPWEPDMMNPLVGNISWPVPDNHTISVTLFKDPRTHELEDKDWTFVIEDVTPMGKKRVLANASINMRKYASIESTQQSFTLSLKPVSKKITAASLELTISCVFLREGKATDEDMQSVVSMMSVNNNDVAPLDDLEDIPDLDGFSEITDNFNDFTQQLEHMTTSLNGCIDVATPQSVPSLSEDPTPLAESFNHLHFELEADGKREAANKLDLPTAASGGSSGAEESLKTPNGVQHVVDKTPIKSPDEVKQPKQTPAESLRSKTNEDFDKMITSTPLEPNVNKDDVKPKKKRALFFTEKEDEQDLRVESVKEDTTKTIGDNSTTKEKPKEESQSSKDASSVVVPSAKRPELQPLNLKKSYEPSQTPEPAPVPASVINESIGSCFSTSGSLNNSLKPVEKIVLKENTPGQDLLEWCKEVTKDYPNVKVTNLTTSWRNGMAFCAIIHHFVPELIDMSKLSAHDVVGNCRIGFDAAESLGIPRVIEPRDMNMLTVPDKLAVMTYLHQLRAHFTGKQLKIEQIGSTADESSYVIGDYKSDNLSQNRINFSHPKSLLLHQNSFDEEINGSNKSEQLSPTSKKDVKNLILYNSKNILDKVLSPTKDKNTINASQHANQSPMLSCQTTPPQDESLDKGSQPGGKENSSITTIDPLAASRILTRHKMMSEKAKLMMEKRKLNKTSDAIDEERQQRLLEQARRLILETRVKSGGSVESPTRPKLERTISPIHNGAEEFYAEHAKKLELKEPGSPSHRLSDPKVLQSFNAIVERVSPKHEKRGDKLSYIDSELEALEREQEAIDQKASNLEAKLRAVMGGNPKTEETEEQLLSQWFTLVNKKNALLRRQMQLNILEQEKDLERKYTMLNQELRAAQSVEDWRKTEVQREKERLLLEELMTIVDKRDQLVQHLHNQEIAIEDDQEIARKLEHVDISAEKDKCVLQ from the exons ATGGCCAGCGTATGGAAGCGATTGCAGCGCAATTTCAAGCGAGCCGCCAAATTCCAGTTCACCGCATCGTACCACGATCTGCATCTGGAAACCACCGCCAAGTG GCGGCCGTCGAACCTCTCTATCGTTTGGACCAGAAGATCTAGACGAGTGGCCAGTGCTCCTTTGCCATGGGAGCCGGACATGATGAACCCCCTGGTGGGCAATATATCCTGGCCAGTGCCCGACAATCACACCATATCCGTCACCCTGTTTAAGGATCCCCGGACACACGAGCTGGAGGACAAGGACTGGACGTTCGTCATCGAAGAT GTCACTCCAATGGGCAAGAAACGTGTACTGGCCAATGCTAGCATCAATATGAGGAAGTATGCCAGCATAGAATCCACTCAGCAGAGCTTTACATTAAGCCTTAAGCCAGTCTCGAAGAAGATTACTGCAGCCAGCTTGGAGCTCACGATTAGCTGTGTATTTTTGCGAGAAGGAAAGGCTAC AGACGAGGACATGCAGAGCGTTGTCTCCATGATGTCCGTGAACAACAATGATGTGGCGCCTTTGGATGACTTGGAGGATATTCCTGATCTAGATGGCTTTAGTGAAATTACGGACAATTTTAATGACTTTACGCAGCAGCTGGAGCATATGACAACTAGCCTAAATGGCTGCATTGATGTGGCCACGCCTCAAAGTG TACCTTCGTTATCTGAAGATCCAACTCCGTTGGCCGAGTCATTTAATCACTTGCATTTTGAACTAGAAGCCGACGGCAAGCGGGAAGCTGCTAACAAGTTAGACTTGCCCACAGCTGCATCCGGTGGTTCTAGTGGTGCTGAAGAGTCCCTGAAAACGCCGAATGGAGTGCAGCATGTGGTGGACAAAACGCCAATTAAGTCACCAGATGAAGTAAAACAGCCAAAGCAGACGCCGGCGGAGTCACTGAGGTCCAAAACTAACGAGGACTTTGACAAAATGATCACCTCAACGCCACTCGAACCCAACGTAAACAAGGATGATGTGAAGCCAAAGAAGAAGAGGGCTTTATTCTTCACTGAGAAGGAGGATGAGCAGGACTTAAGGGTGGAAAGTGTGAAGGAGGATACCACCAAGACTATCGGCGACAACAGCACCACTAAGGAAAAGCCCAAAGAAGAAAGCCAGTCCAGTAAGGATGCCTCATCCGTGGTGGTTCCGAGTGCAAAGCGCCCTGAACTGCAGCCCCTAAACCTAAAGAAGAGTTACGAGCCCTCGCAGACACCTGAACCCGCACCCGTACCCGCATCTGTGATAAACGAATCGATTGGATCGTGCTTTAGTACGTCTGGCTCGTTGAACAACAGCCTCAAGCCGGTGGAGAAGATCGTGCTGAAGGAGAACACGCCCGGGCAGGATCTGCTGGAGTGGTGCAAAGAAGTTACCAAAGACTATCCCAATGTTAAGGTTACCAACCTGACGACCAGCTGGCGCAACGGCATGGCCTTCTGCGCTATTATTCATCACTTTGTGCCGGAGCTCAT TGACATGTCCAAGCTGAGCGCCCATGACGTAGTTGGCAACTGTCGAATTGGCTTCGATGCGGCGGAATCATTAGGAATACCTCGTGTAATCGAGCCGCGCGACATGAATATGCTCACAGTACCGGACAAGTTGGCCGTGATGACTTATTTGCATCAGTTGCGGGCGCACTTCACCGGCAAGCAGCTAAAAATCGAGCAAATCG gttcAACGGCAGACGAGTCGAGCTACGTTATTGGAGATTACAAATCGGACAATTTGTCGCAGAATCGCATTAACTTTTCGCACCCCAAGTCGTTGTTGCTGCATCAAAACTCATTCGATGAGGAGATAAATGGTTCAAATAAATCGGAGCAACTTTCACCCACAAGCAAAAAGGATGTGAAGAATCTGATCCTGTACAACTCGAAGAATATTCTGGACAAGGTGCTGTCGCCCACCAAGGACAAGAATACGATCAACGCATCGCAGCATGCAAATCAGTCGCCGATGCTAAGCTGCCAGACAACTCCGCCGCAGGATGAATCGCTGGATAAAGGGTCACAACCGGGTGGCAAGGAAAACAGCTCCATAACCACCATTGATCCGCTGGCGGCCAGT CGAATTTTAACGCGCCACAAGATGATGAGCGAAAAAGCCAAGCTGATGATGGAAAAGCGCAAGCTTAACAAAACCAGCGACGCGATCGAC GAGGAGAGGCAGCAGCGTCTGCTGGAACAGGCTCGTCGCCTTATCCTAGAGACTCGTGTGAAGAGCGGTGGTTCTGTTGAGAGTCCCACCAGGCCCAAGCTGGAGCGCACCATCTCGCCCATCCACAATGGAGCCGAGGAATTCTACGCGGAGCACGCGAAAAAGCTGGAGCTCAAGGAGCCAGGCAGTCCTAGTCATAGGTTAAGTGATCCGAAGGTCCTACAATCCTTCAACGCAATAGTGGAGCGCGTCTCACCAAAGCACGAGAAGAGG GGTGACAAGCTGTCCTACATCGATTCCGAGCTGGAGGCCCTGGAGCGGGAGCAGGAGGCTATCGACCAGAAGGCCAGCAATCTGGAGGCCAAGCTGCGCGCCGTAATGGGCGGCAATCCAA AGACCGAGGAGACAGAGGAGCAACTGCTATCGCAATGGTTTACGCTGGTCAACAAGAAGAACGCACTCCTCCGGCGGCAGATGCAGCTAAATATACT CGAGCAAGAAAAAGATTTGGAGCGAAAGTATACAATGCTTAATCAGGAGCTGCGCGCGGCGCAATCTGTGGAAGATTGGCGCAAAACGGAAGTCCAGCGGGAAAAGGAGCGACTGCTGCTCGAGGAACTGATGACGATTGTCGACAAGCGCGACCAGTTGGTTCAGCACTTGCACAACCAAGAGATAGC GATCGAAGACGACCAGGAGATCGCGAGGAAACTGGAGCACGTGGACATCAGTGCTGAAAAAGACAAATGTGTTCTTCAATAG
- the LOC117135702 gene encoding EH domain-binding protein 1 isoform X2 encodes MASVWKRLQRNFKRAAKFQFTASYHDLHLETTAKWRPSNLSIVWTRRSRRVASAPLPWEPDMMNPLVGNISWPVPDNHTISVTLFKDPRTHELEDKDWTFVIEDVTPMGKKRVLANASINMRKYASIESTQQSFTLSLKPVSKKITAASLELTISCVFLREGKATDEDMQSVVSMMSVNNNDVAPLDDLEDIPDLDGFSEITDNFNDFTQQLEHMTTSLNGCIDVATPQSEADGKREAANKLDLPTAASGGSSGAEESLKTPNGVQHVVDKTPIKSPDEVKQPKQTPAESLRSKTNEDFDKMITSTPLEPNVNKDDVKPKKKRALFFTEKEDEQDLRVESVKEDTTKTIGDNSTTKEKPKEESQSSKDASSVVVPSAKRPELQPLNLKKSYEPSQTPEPAPVPASVINESIGSCFSTSGSLNNSLKPVEKIVLKENTPGQDLLEWCKEVTKDYPNVKVTNLTTSWRNGMAFCAIIHHFVPELIDMSKLSAHDVVGNCRIGFDAAESLGIPRVIEPRDMNMLTVPDKLAVMTYLHQLRAHFTGKQLKIEQIGSTADESSYVIGDYKSDNLSQNRINFSHPKSLLLHQNSFDEEINGSNKSEQLSPTSKKDVKNLILYNSKNILDKVLSPTKDKNTINASQHANQSPMLSCQTTPPQDESLDKGSQPGGKENSSITTIDPLAASRILTRHKMMSEKAKLMMEKRKLNKTSDAIDEERQQRLLEQARRLILETRVKSGGSVESPTRPKLERTISPIHNGAEEFYAEHAKKLELKEPGSPSHRLSDPKVLQSFNAIVERVSPKHEKRGDKLSYIDSELEALEREQEAIDQKASNLEAKLRAVMGGNPSNNRRGGARNSNPFLRLIRNSIGGGDVIRIKLLDSDDESLFGGGAGSGGGRSGACSEDDDRDTSSDSVCNSGDELHTRLRPRPRSHSCFVNVNKNHQSTINTPAHLRPHHVHHVVPYTPMLDSSPSALSSQQSSCDNLPACSDDDEVLALAANGRAASLRRQQDRHRRRRQRRERRSHLCHSPSHCGKVRPILSCLYH; translated from the exons ATGGCCAGCGTATGGAAGCGATTGCAGCGCAATTTCAAGCGAGCCGCCAAATTCCAGTTCACCGCATCGTACCACGATCTGCATCTGGAAACCACCGCCAAGTG GCGGCCGTCGAACCTCTCTATCGTTTGGACCAGAAGATCTAGACGAGTGGCCAGTGCTCCTTTGCCATGGGAGCCGGACATGATGAACCCCCTGGTGGGCAATATATCCTGGCCAGTGCCCGACAATCACACCATATCCGTCACCCTGTTTAAGGATCCCCGGACACACGAGCTGGAGGACAAGGACTGGACGTTCGTCATCGAAGAT GTCACTCCAATGGGCAAGAAACGTGTACTGGCCAATGCTAGCATCAATATGAGGAAGTATGCCAGCATAGAATCCACTCAGCAGAGCTTTACATTAAGCCTTAAGCCAGTCTCGAAGAAGATTACTGCAGCCAGCTTGGAGCTCACGATTAGCTGTGTATTTTTGCGAGAAGGAAAGGCTAC AGACGAGGACATGCAGAGCGTTGTCTCCATGATGTCCGTGAACAACAATGATGTGGCGCCTTTGGATGACTTGGAGGATATTCCTGATCTAGATGGCTTTAGTGAAATTACGGACAATTTTAATGACTTTACGCAGCAGCTGGAGCATATGACAACTAGCCTAAATGGCTGCATTGATGTGGCCACGCCTCAAAGTG AAGCCGACGGCAAGCGGGAAGCTGCTAACAAGTTAGACTTGCCCACAGCTGCATCCGGTGGTTCTAGTGGTGCTGAAGAGTCCCTGAAAACGCCGAATGGAGTGCAGCATGTGGTGGACAAAACGCCAATTAAGTCACCAGATGAAGTAAAACAGCCAAAGCAGACGCCGGCGGAGTCACTGAGGTCCAAAACTAACGAGGACTTTGACAAAATGATCACCTCAACGCCACTCGAACCCAACGTAAACAAGGATGATGTGAAGCCAAAGAAGAAGAGGGCTTTATTCTTCACTGAGAAGGAGGATGAGCAGGACTTAAGGGTGGAAAGTGTGAAGGAGGATACCACCAAGACTATCGGCGACAACAGCACCACTAAGGAAAAGCCCAAAGAAGAAAGCCAGTCCAGTAAGGATGCCTCATCCGTGGTGGTTCCGAGTGCAAAGCGCCCTGAACTGCAGCCCCTAAACCTAAAGAAGAGTTACGAGCCCTCGCAGACACCTGAACCCGCACCCGTACCCGCATCTGTGATAAACGAATCGATTGGATCGTGCTTTAGTACGTCTGGCTCGTTGAACAACAGCCTCAAGCCGGTGGAGAAGATCGTGCTGAAGGAGAACACGCCCGGGCAGGATCTGCTGGAGTGGTGCAAAGAAGTTACCAAAGACTATCCCAATGTTAAGGTTACCAACCTGACGACCAGCTGGCGCAACGGCATGGCCTTCTGCGCTATTATTCATCACTTTGTGCCGGAGCTCAT TGACATGTCCAAGCTGAGCGCCCATGACGTAGTTGGCAACTGTCGAATTGGCTTCGATGCGGCGGAATCATTAGGAATACCTCGTGTAATCGAGCCGCGCGACATGAATATGCTCACAGTACCGGACAAGTTGGCCGTGATGACTTATTTGCATCAGTTGCGGGCGCACTTCACCGGCAAGCAGCTAAAAATCGAGCAAATCG gttcAACGGCAGACGAGTCGAGCTACGTTATTGGAGATTACAAATCGGACAATTTGTCGCAGAATCGCATTAACTTTTCGCACCCCAAGTCGTTGTTGCTGCATCAAAACTCATTCGATGAGGAGATAAATGGTTCAAATAAATCGGAGCAACTTTCACCCACAAGCAAAAAGGATGTGAAGAATCTGATCCTGTACAACTCGAAGAATATTCTGGACAAGGTGCTGTCGCCCACCAAGGACAAGAATACGATCAACGCATCGCAGCATGCAAATCAGTCGCCGATGCTAAGCTGCCAGACAACTCCGCCGCAGGATGAATCGCTGGATAAAGGGTCACAACCGGGTGGCAAGGAAAACAGCTCCATAACCACCATTGATCCGCTGGCGGCCAGT CGAATTTTAACGCGCCACAAGATGATGAGCGAAAAAGCCAAGCTGATGATGGAAAAGCGCAAGCTTAACAAAACCAGCGACGCGATCGAC GAGGAGAGGCAGCAGCGTCTGCTGGAACAGGCTCGTCGCCTTATCCTAGAGACTCGTGTGAAGAGCGGTGGTTCTGTTGAGAGTCCCACCAGGCCCAAGCTGGAGCGCACCATCTCGCCCATCCACAATGGAGCCGAGGAATTCTACGCGGAGCACGCGAAAAAGCTGGAGCTCAAGGAGCCAGGCAGTCCTAGTCATAGGTTAAGTGATCCGAAGGTCCTACAATCCTTCAACGCAATAGTGGAGCGCGTCTCACCAAAGCACGAGAAGAGG GGTGACAAGCTGTCCTACATCGATTCCGAGCTGGAGGCCCTGGAGCGGGAGCAGGAGGCTATCGACCAGAAGGCCAGCAATCTGGAGGCCAAGCTGCGCGCCGTAATGGGCGGCAATCCAAGTAATAATCGTCGGGGTGGCGCTAGAAACAGCAACCCTTTCCTTAGGCTAATCCGAAATAGTATTGGTGGTGGTGATGTGATACGCATTAAGCTGCTCGACTCGGATGACGAGAGCCTTTTTGGTGGAGGTGCCGGTAGTGGTGGCGGTCGGAGCGGGGCGTGCAGCGAGGACGACGACAGGGACACGTCCAGCGATAGTGTCTGCAACTCCGGCGACGAGTTGCACACGAGGCTACGCCCACGGCCACGCTCCCATTCGTGTTTTGTGAATGTGAACAAGAACCATCAATCGACCATCAACACGCCCGCTCATCTGCGCCCGCATCATGTACATCACGTTGTGCCCTATACTCCCATGCTAGACAGTTCCCCGTCGGCGCTCTCCTCGCAGCAGTCTTCCTGTGATAATCTGCCTGCGTGCAGCGATGATGACGAGGTCCTGGCCCTGGCGGCCAACGGTCGTGCGGCCTCGTTGCGGCGGCAGCAGGATCGTCATAGGCGACGCCGTCAGCGGCGGGAGCGGCGCTCCCATTTATGTCACTCTCCCAGTCATTGTGGTAAAGTGCGGCCCATCCTATCATGCCTGTACCATTGA